The following are from one region of the Orenia metallireducens genome:
- a CDS encoding methyl-accepting chemotaxis protein, whose amino-acid sequence MKLRIRNKLLISFGIVIALMVIMGSIYFYLSQEIREITSENDKLAEGLIFIKEKEIDHLEWVADLKDVFIFGKEFEGELDHTECSFGKWYYSLIESDDYQKLPQEIKEVLAKIEEDHSNLHHSASKIKNQYDTLSTVTSDVNKVAIDIYKNETSKYLTQLQDLFKEYQDFLHKETTKNMILVQQKKKSIDLTIMILIISAIVIATVLALFTSKNITAPLAKAVEFADKIAHNNLNLEELDIESKDELGELANSLNNMYNNLKDMIKELLEIVSSLSSYSEELHALAEESDATIESNNQLIERMSASIQEIAANTQEVTSFAENSSIKTELGSKDIEETISSLQEINQEVEGTVKTISELDNNSKEIEQIVELITNIAKQTNLLALNAAIEAARAGENGQGFAVVADEIRELAEETSQATENIAELVKETQTKSTVGLEAIKRVESKVEKGEAVAKKAGKVFKELQESSEETVVHLEQTAASTQSLAENSDDIMNVSQEIRNMSEEVTTSSQDLALMAQKLQNLTEKFRV is encoded by the coding sequence ATGAAACTAAGGATTAGAAATAAATTATTAATCAGTTTTGGGATAGTAATAGCTCTAATGGTTATAATGGGTTCTATTTATTTTTATTTATCTCAGGAAATAAGGGAGATTACTAGTGAAAATGATAAATTAGCAGAAGGGCTTATATTTATTAAAGAGAAAGAAATTGATCATCTAGAATGGGTTGCTGATTTAAAGGATGTCTTTATTTTTGGAAAGGAGTTTGAAGGTGAGTTAGATCATACTGAGTGTAGCTTTGGAAAATGGTATTATAGTCTTATTGAATCTGATGATTATCAAAAGCTTCCTCAAGAAATTAAAGAGGTATTAGCAAAGATAGAAGAGGATCATAGCAATCTACATCACTCAGCTTCAAAAATAAAAAATCAATATGATACCCTCTCTACTGTCACCTCTGATGTTAATAAAGTTGCAATAGATATTTATAAGAATGAGACTAGTAAATATCTAACTCAATTACAGGATTTGTTTAAAGAATATCAAGATTTCTTACATAAAGAAACCACTAAAAATATGATCTTAGTCCAACAGAAGAAGAAATCTATTGACCTAACAATAATGATTTTAATTATTTCAGCAATAGTTATTGCTACAGTTCTTGCCTTATTCACTAGTAAAAATATTACTGCTCCTTTGGCAAAGGCGGTAGAATTTGCAGATAAGATTGCCCATAATAATTTAAATCTAGAAGAGCTAGACATTGAATCTAAGGATGAATTGGGAGAATTGGCTAATTCTCTTAATAATATGTATAATAATTTAAAAGATATGATAAAAGAATTACTAGAGATAGTTAGTAGTCTATCATCTTATAGTGAGGAGTTACATGCTTTAGCAGAAGAAAGTGATGCTACTATAGAGTCTAATAATCAATTAATTGAAAGGATGTCGGCTAGTATTCAAGAGATAGCTGCTAACACTCAAGAGGTTACCAGCTTTGCAGAAAATTCTAGTATTAAAACTGAGCTTGGTAGCAAAGATATTGAAGAGACGATAAGTAGCTTACAGGAGATCAACCAAGAGGTCGAAGGGACTGTTAAGACAATTAGTGAATTAGATAATAATTCTAAAGAGATTGAACAAATAGTTGAATTGATTACTAATATAGCTAAACAGACCAATTTATTAGCTTTAAATGCTGCAATTGAAGCAGCCAGAGCAGGGGAAAATGGGCAGGGCTTTGCAGTGGTGGCAGATGAAATTAGAGAGTTAGCAGAAGAGACCTCACAGGCTACAGAGAACATAGCTGAATTGGTTAAGGAGACTCAGACTAAATCGACTGTTGGTTTAGAAGCTATTAAAAGGGTAGAGAGTAAGGTGGAAAAAGGAGAAGCTGTTGCTAAAAAAGCAGGAAAGGTATTTAAAGAGCTTCAAGAATCTAGTGAAGAGACTGTTGTTCATTTAGAACAGACAGCAGCATCTACACAAAGTTTGGCTGAAAACAGTGATGATATAATGAACGTTTCCCAAGAGATTAGAAATATGTCAGAAGAGGTTACAACATCATCACAAGATTTAGCACTTATGGCTCAAAAATTACAAAATTTAACAGAAAAATTTAGAGTATAA
- a CDS encoding LamB/YcsF family protein, whose product MKKIDLNSDLGESFGRYSCGNDYEIIKRISSANIACGFHAGDPVVMEQTVSFALKEGIAIGAHPGLPDLMGFGRRRMNISLKEARAYLIYQIGALDAFVKALGGRLQHVKPHGALYNMAASDYNLARAIAEAIYDVNSELILVGLANSQLIKAGEEVGLRVANEVFADRAYTNDGKLVSRRELGAVIKDSSLVVGRVLNMVLDNKVETIEGNEVEINADTICVHGDTESALALVEQLNQALEENNIEVVSLL is encoded by the coding sequence ATGAAAAAGATTGATTTAAATAGTGATTTAGGTGAATCCTTTGGGAGATATAGTTGTGGAAATGACTATGAGATTATCAAAAGAATCAGTTCAGCTAATATTGCCTGTGGTTTTCATGCTGGAGATCCAGTTGTAATGGAGCAGACGGTAAGTTTTGCTCTCAAGGAAGGAATAGCAATTGGAGCCCATCCAGGGCTACCTGATTTAATGGGATTTGGAAGAAGAAGGATGAATATTAGCTTAAAAGAAGCACGAGCCTATCTTATCTATCAAATTGGTGCTTTAGATGCCTTTGTGAAAGCCTTAGGTGGTAGGTTACAGCATGTTAAGCCCCATGGTGCTTTATATAATATGGCAGCTAGTGATTATAATTTAGCTAGAGCTATAGCAGAGGCCATCTATGATGTCAATAGTGAGCTAATTCTAGTAGGATTAGCTAATTCTCAGCTAATTAAAGCTGGTGAAGAGGTAGGCTTAAGAGTAGCTAATGAGGTTTTTGCAGATAGGGCTTATACTAATGATGGGAAGCTAGTTTCACGAAGAGAGTTGGGAGCGGTAATTAAAGATAGTAGTTTGGTAGTTGGGCGGGTGCTTAATATGGTATTAGATAATAAGGTTGAAACTATTGAAGGAAATGAAGTTGAAATTAATGCTGATACTATTTGTGTTCATGGAGATACAGAATCTGCTCTAGCCTTAGTTGAGCAGCTCAATCAGGCTTTAGAGGAGAATAATATAGAGGTAGTTTCATTGCTATAG
- a CDS encoding FeoA family protein translates to MTLADVKRGDKFQIDLIPDEMIRAQAMRFGISEGSNVICAEKIPGGPVILKRNLQEIAIGRRLAQKIRVK, encoded by the coding sequence ATGACTTTAGCTGATGTTAAGCGTGGAGATAAGTTCCAAATTGATTTGATTCCTGATGAGATGATTAGAGCTCAAGCAATGAGGTTTGGAATTTCTGAAGGGTCTAATGTAATTTGTGCAGAGAAGATACCAGGAGGACCAGTAATCTTAAAGAGAAATTTACAAGAGATTGCAATTGGAAGAAGGTTGGCACAAAAGATTAGAGTAAAGTAG
- the feoB gene encoding ferrous iron transport protein B, producing the protein MDCCNISHQIDIPEGAKKIVLAGNPNVGKSIFFNSFTGIYVDVSNYPGTTLDISSGKYKDDVVIDTPGVYGVSSFNDEEIVARDGIASADIVVNIVDAVHLERDLFLTQQVIDMGIPVLVALNMMDEAQKSGLEIDIDTLSEELGVPVIPTTAIKGEGLAEIKEAVWDAKVGNSSLKLEAELEDVKFKGASRAEALLILEGDPHVAKKYSTEPLDYRETIYRGRRERVNEIVDKVVTETNEGTSFRTTLGRLMLRPLTGIPMLLLALYGLYEFVGVFIAQTVVGITEETIFIETYEPFIRGIIHNIVEPSSLISQLLVGEFGLLTMAITYTFGLLLPLVVGFYLFLAILEDSGYLPRIAALVDRMLTSLGLNGRAVIPMLLGFGCVTMATITTRLLGSKRERIIAVFLLGLAIPCSAQLGVIAGLIAPLGAKFFMVYVAAIFAVYVLAGTFLNKILPGESTDLLIDLPPLRLPRLSNVMQKTFIKSKSFIKEAGPIFAVGAVAITLMQEFGLLEAIQNAVAPITVGWLELPKEAATAFIMGIVRRDFGAAGLTDLAMTPAQTTVALITITLFVPCIAAMLIMIKERSWKESIYIWFGSWITAFVTGGIVAKLLALF; encoded by the coding sequence ATGGATTGTTGTAATATAAGTCACCAGATTGATATACCAGAAGGTGCAAAAAAGATTGTATTAGCAGGGAATCCAAATGTAGGAAAGTCTATATTCTTTAATTCTTTTACAGGAATTTATGTGGATGTATCTAATTATCCAGGCACAACTTTGGATATTAGTTCTGGAAAGTATAAAGATGATGTAGTTATTGATACCCCAGGTGTTTATGGAGTATCTTCCTTTAATGATGAAGAGATTGTGGCTAGAGATGGGATTGCTTCGGCTGACATAGTAGTAAATATCGTTGATGCAGTCCATTTAGAACGGGATTTATTCTTGACCCAACAGGTTATCGATATGGGAATCCCAGTATTGGTAGCCTTGAATATGATGGATGAGGCTCAAAAGAGTGGATTAGAGATAGATATCGATACTCTAAGTGAAGAGTTAGGAGTGCCAGTAATCCCAACAACAGCAATTAAAGGTGAGGGACTAGCTGAAATAAAAGAAGCTGTCTGGGATGCTAAGGTTGGAAATAGTAGCTTAAAGTTAGAAGCAGAGTTAGAAGATGTGAAATTTAAGGGAGCTAGTCGTGCAGAAGCTCTATTGATATTAGAAGGAGACCCTCATGTAGCTAAGAAGTATAGTACTGAGCCTTTAGATTATAGAGAGACTATCTATAGAGGTCGTCGTGAGCGAGTAAATGAGATTGTTGATAAGGTAGTTACTGAAACCAATGAAGGAACAAGCTTTAGAACAACACTAGGAAGACTGATGCTAAGACCTTTAACAGGAATACCTATGCTATTATTGGCTTTATATGGCTTATATGAGTTTGTAGGAGTATTTATTGCTCAAACAGTGGTAGGAATTACAGAGGAGACTATCTTTATTGAGACCTATGAGCCCTTTATTAGAGGTATTATTCATAACATAGTTGAACCTAGTTCATTGATTAGTCAGTTATTGGTAGGAGAGTTTGGATTATTGACGATGGCTATTACTTATACTTTTGGGTTATTACTCCCTTTAGTTGTTGGTTTCTACTTATTTTTGGCTATCTTAGAGGATTCAGGATACTTACCAAGAATTGCAGCCTTAGTTGATAGAATGTTGACATCCTTAGGATTGAATGGTAGAGCTGTAATTCCGATGTTATTAGGCTTTGGTTGTGTAACTATGGCTACCATTACAACTAGATTATTAGGTTCTAAACGTGAACGGATTATTGCAGTATTCTTATTAGGATTAGCAATTCCTTGTTCTGCTCAGCTAGGGGTTATTGCAGGGTTGATTGCTCCATTGGGTGCTAAGTTCTTTATGGTATATGTTGCAGCTATCTTTGCAGTTTATGTTCTAGCAGGAACCTTCCTAAATAAGATATTACCTGGTGAATCTACAGATTTATTAATCGATTTACCACCACTTCGTTTGCCAAGGTTGAGCAATGTTATGCAGAAGACCTTTATTAAGTCTAAATCTTTCATTAAAGAGGCAGGACCTATCTTTGCAGTTGGTGCAGTGGCAATTACTTTAATGCAAGAGTTTGGACTTTTAGAAGCTATTCAAAATGCAGTGGCACCAATAACTGTAGGATGGTTAGAGCTACCTAAAGAGGCAGCTACAGCATTTATTATGGGAATCGTTCGTCGTGACTTTGGTGCAGCAGGTTTAACTGATTTGGCTATGACACCAGCACAGACTACAGTAGCTTTAATTACAATTACATTATTTGTACCTTGTATTGCAGCAATGTTAATCATGATTAAAGAGAGAAGCTGGAAAGAGAGTATTTATATCTGGTTTGGAAGCTGGATTACAGCCTTTGTGACAGGTGGTATTGTAGCTAAATTATTGGCATTATTTTAA
- a CDS encoding biotin-dependent carboxyltransferase family protein, which translates to MGSLIVNKPGLLTTVQDQGRYGYQRYGMPVAGAMDSYAFQIANLLVGNRRNTPALEITLLGPEIGFEGSCRIAITGAELGAEINGKRIYPWSSVKVDSGDRLIFKGAQQGCRAYLAVSGGIEVDEVMGSSSTYLRGQIGGYQGRSLKAGDSLKVVDTDKGNFSGIIKIPKQYISEYRRESKIRVVAGPQFSHFSQKEIDKFFNSNYTISAQSDRMGYRLEGAKLSHRQSADIISEGISLGAIQVPGDGQPIIMMADHQTTGGYTKIANVISVDIATLAQMKPGELISFSLLSIKEAQRLYREREIMLKKLEKMINRIYLIYS; encoded by the coding sequence ATGGGGAGTTTAATAGTTAATAAGCCTGGTTTATTGACCACTGTTCAAGATCAGGGGCGCTATGGATATCAACGTTATGGCATGCCAGTAGCAGGGGCAATGGATTCTTATGCTTTCCAAATAGCCAATTTATTAGTAGGTAACCGACGAAATACTCCAGCACTTGAGATTACACTCTTAGGACCAGAGATTGGTTTTGAAGGTAGCTGTCGGATTGCAATTACTGGTGCTGAGTTGGGGGCTGAAATAAATGGGAAGAGGATCTATCCATGGTCTTCAGTTAAGGTTGACTCTGGAGATAGATTGATCTTTAAAGGAGCTCAACAAGGCTGTAGAGCTTATTTAGCAGTCTCGGGTGGAATAGAAGTAGATGAGGTAATGGGTAGTTCTTCTACCTATCTTCGAGGTCAAATAGGTGGTTATCAGGGAAGAAGTTTAAAGGCTGGTGATTCTTTAAAGGTAGTAGATACTGATAAAGGGAATTTTTCTGGTATTATCAAAATACCTAAACAGTATATTTCTGAATATAGAAGAGAGTCTAAAATCAGAGTAGTGGCAGGTCCTCAGTTTAGTCATTTTTCTCAAAAAGAGATTGATAAATTCTTTAATAGTAATTATACAATTTCAGCTCAATCAGATAGGATGGGCTATAGGTTAGAAGGTGCAAAACTTTCTCATAGACAGAGTGCCGATATAATCTCTGAAGGTATCTCTCTAGGAGCAATTCAAGTACCTGGTGATGGACAACCGATAATAATGATGGCTGACCATCAAACTACTGGTGGCTATACTAAGATTGCTAATGTGATTTCAGTTGATATAGCTACTTTGGCACAGATGAAACCTGGTGAACTGATTTCTTTTTCTCTGTTAAGTATTAAGGAGGCACAGAGATTATATCGAGAAAGGGAGATAATGCTTAAGAAGTTAGAGAAGATGATTAACAGGATTTATCTTATTTATAGTTGA
- the pxpB gene encoding 5-oxoprolinase subunit PxpB, whose amino-acid sequence MGEGIKYVSASDSSILMEFGDEIKPEINREIQAMVHLLEKEVIAGVIEYIPSYTKLMITYDPLTIDYQNLVAKLKELEDRIHTISTSPTKIIEIPVLYGGEYGPDLETVANYNNLSDEEVIKIHSSRDYLIYMLGFTPGFPYLGGMSKKIATPRLKNPREKVPAGSIGIADRQTGIYPISSPGGWQIIGRTPIKLFDPQREVSFLLEIGSYLRFIPISQVQFEWIKKEGGFKWGV is encoded by the coding sequence ATGGGAGAAGGAATAAAATATGTTTCTGCTAGTGATAGCTCAATTCTGATGGAATTTGGAGATGAGATTAAGCCAGAGATTAATCGAGAGATTCAGGCAATGGTACATCTATTAGAAAAAGAAGTAATAGCAGGTGTAATAGAATATATCCCTAGCTATACTAAGCTAATGATAACCTATGACCCATTAACTATAGATTATCAGAATTTAGTAGCTAAATTAAAAGAATTAGAAGATAGAATACATACTATTTCTACATCTCCTACTAAAATAATTGAGATACCTGTCCTTTATGGTGGAGAGTATGGTCCAGATTTAGAAACTGTCGCTAACTATAATAATTTGAGTGATGAAGAGGTAATTAAGATACATAGTAGTAGAGATTATCTGATTTATATGTTAGGCTTTACGCCAGGTTTTCCTTATTTAGGTGGAATGTCAAAGAAGATTGCTACTCCAAGGCTAAAGAATCCTAGAGAGAAGGTTCCTGCTGGAAGTATAGGAATTGCTGATCGGCAGACTGGAATCTATCCGATCAGTAGTCCTGGAGGATGGCAAATAATAGGAAGAACCCCTATAAAATTATTTGATCCTCAAAGGGAAGTCTCGTTTTTATTAGAGATAGGTTCATATCTCAGATTTATACCAATCTCGCAAGTACAATTTGAATGGATTAAGAAGGAAGGTGGTTTCAAATGGGGAGTTTAA